Genomic window (Sphingomonas sp. S1-29):
CGGATCGAACCTGCGGTGTATGGGCAGTTCGCCGAGCATCTGGGCCGTGGCATCTACGAGGGCATCTGGGTCGGGCCGAACTCCCCTATTCCCAATCGCGACGGCTACCGCACCGATGTGCTAGACGCGCTCAAGCGTATCAAGGTTCCGGTAGTGCGCTGGCCGGGCGGTTGCTTTGCCGACGAATATGATTGGCGCGACGGAATCGGAGCACGATCGAAGCGTCCAAGCCGCGTCAACACGCATTGGGGTGGCGTGCTCGAGGACAATGCCTTTGGTACTCATGAGTTCATGAACTATTCCGAGCTGCTCGGCGCCGACACCTATATCGCGGGCAATATGGGGTCGATGCCGCCGATCGAGATGGCGCGCTGGATCGAATATATGACCGCCGACGGCGATTCGACGCTGGCGCAGGAGCGGCGCAAGAATGGCCGCGACAAGCCTTGGCGGGTGAATTATTTCGGGGTCGGCAACGAAAGCTGGGGCTGCGGCGGGAACATGAAACCCGAATATTCAGCTCATCTGCACCGCCGATACCAGACCTTCGTAAAGGTACCCGCAGGCACCCCGCCGATCGTCAAGGTGGCGACCGGCGCGAACGTCGCCGACTATAATTTCACCGAAGTGCTGATGCGCGAAGCGCGCGATACGATGAACGCGATCAGCTTGCACCACTACAGCTTCACCGAAAGCTGGGAGAAGAAAGGACCCGCAACGGGCTTCGCCGAACCCGCTTGGGCATCGGTGCTGACCAATGCCCGCTATATGGACGAATTGATCACGCGCCACAGCCAGATCATGGACAAATATGACCCGGCCAAGAAGGTGGCGCTGTATGTCGACGAATGGGGTACTTGGTACGACCAGGAAGCGGGCTCGACTCCGGGCTTCCTGTACCAGCAGAATACCTTGCGCGACGCTCACGTTGCGGCGGTCACCCTCAACATTTTTCACCGCCATACCGAGCGCGTGAAGCTTGCCGCGATCGCGCAGATGGTGAACGTTCTGCAGGCGATGATTTTGACTGATGGCAAGCGGATGGTGCTGACCCCCACCTATCACGTGTTCGATATGTATCAGCCGTTCCAGGGCGCAACGCCGCTCGCCGCAAGCGTCGGGACCCCCGATTACGTTAACGGCACCCATCGGATGCCGGCGATCGATGCTTCAGTGGCGCGCGGCGCCGATGGGCGGCTCTACATGGCGCTGGTCAACGTAGACCCCAATCGGCCCGCACGCATCATGACCAACCTGACCGGAACAGCGACTGGGCGGATGCTGACGGGCCCCGCGATCGATACGCACAACAGCTTTGATGCTCCAGACACCATCGCTCCGATTGCTTATCAAGCAAAGGTGGTGGGCGGACGGTTGGCGTTCGACTTGCCGGCAAAGGCGATCGCCGTAGTCGCACTGGCGCAATGACGAGGTAAGGGCCCCGTGGAGGTTTCGCGGGGCCCTCTCAAAGCAAAGCACCAGCGGGGCTGCGTCAAACCGAATGCATCTGATGATAACCAGCGCGGCTAGGGGTTTAAGACGCCTGGTACGGGCTCTTTCGAAGAATTCGCACTATTGTATCCGCCGATACGGTTCGGGACGGCCTTAGCTACACCCTAACCGACAGCGAATGTCGGGCTTGTAGTATGCGGCTTACCGCAACCAAACACCCCCCTCCATCCGCCCAGCACATCCTGCAGCGGACTTTTTTGGCGCTTTTTTCGGCGCAATCGAAAAATGCTCGACCGCCGTCCCTGGACAGGCCGCTAGCAATATCTAGCGCTCGCCAGCCGCGCGCCTTCGGCAAGCACCGCGAGCTTAGCCCGGACAATGTGGCGGTCGACCCCGCTCGAGCTGACATGGACCGAGAAGCCACAATCGACCGCTGGCATGACATTGTCGCGTCCGACCAGATCGGCATAGCGGCCGATGGCCTGCGCGATCAGTGCGGGGTGCTCGATATGATTGGACTGGCATTCGACCACGCCGGGGATCAGCACCTTGCCCTCGGGCAGGCTGCCGCGCTCGAACATCGCGAATTCGTGCGCGTGGCGCGGATTGGCGGCCTCGAACTGAATTGCCTGCAGTCGCGCGCGCCAGACCAGATCGATGATGTCGTCGAAGGGTACGTCGCAATGGTGCGGCCGCGGTAATTCCCCCAGCACCTATGCATGCGCACCTGCCCAACCGGGATGTTGGCGGTAGCGTGGTTGAGCGCGCCGAAGTGCTGACCTTCGCCAACAGCTATCTCTCGTGGATGAACCTCGAGCGGATCGTGCTGCCCTCGCTGTAGCGCGTGCGCGACGAGACCGGCGACAGCCTTCGATGGCAGTCCTGTCGAAGACCGATATCCTCTATGTCGCGCACGTCTCGACCACGCGGCCCATCCGGCTGCGGGCGAACACGGGGACCCGCTACCCGCGGCACGCGACGTCGCTGGGCAAGGTGCTGCTCGCCTTCCAGCCCGAGCCCGTTCTCGCAGCCTATTAGCGGCACGCGACGCTGCCGCGCTTCACCGAACATACCGTCACGACGCGCAAGGCGCTCGAGGCACGGTTGGATCGGACGCGCAGCGACTGCTATGGCACCGCGCTCGACGAGCTCGATTATGGCCTCGTCTCGGTCGCGGTTCCGGTCTTCGATGCCCGGCGCCGTATCGTTGTCGATCAACTGTTCGACCTCGACAACGCGGATCTTGCAACAGGATCTGGTCCAAACGCGGCTCCCGCTGCTGCGGAGCGCCGCCAGCGAAATAGGGACGGCGCCGCAGCGCTGGCCGGCGTTGATCCACTCGCTACTTTCGGGATGCTGAGCCGCGGCTGATCCTCCCAAGGAAAAGCTCGCGAAGGCTCCGCCCCCCCCTGAGCGCCGCATGCCGAGGTTCGATTCATGTCGAAATCCTCGCCGCGTCAGCATTGACTGTCGCGCCAGCGTGTGAATAACTCGGACCAGATAACGAAATAATACGGAGAGGCGAATGACCGGAGGTCATCGGCACGCAACGGTCGTGCGGCGTAATTTATTGTCGCGGTCACCTGCCCATCTCTCCCCCGCGCATGCGCTGGCGGCGGCGCACCCGTTTCCGGGCACCTTTGGAATGCGACAGGGTGCCGCATGCTGATCGATCGCAGAACGGCGCTTGCCGGCGTGGTCGGCATGTTCGGCGCGACCTTGTTCGCGCCCCTCGCGCGCGCCTTGGCCAACCAGCCCGTACCGGTGATCAACACCGGCACCGCAACGCCGGTCTTCACGCCGGCGCAGCGCGCGCTGGTCACCGCGCTCAGCGAGCGCGTGTTGCCGACCACCGATACCCCCGGCGCGATCACCGCGGGGGTGCCCGACTATATCGAGCATATGCTCGGCGACTGGGCGATCGATGACGACCGTGCGCTGATCCTCGGCGGCCTCGCCGCGATCGATGCACGCAGCATGGCCGATTATCGCAAGCCCGCCGCCCAGGCCACGCCGGCGCAGCAGGATGCGTTGCTGACGCTGGCGATGAACGGCGGCCTGTCGGGCCCGGCGGACTTCTTCGAAGCGTTCCGCCAGCTCGTCATTACCGGCTATTATACGTCGGAGGTCGGCATCAAGCAGGAGCGGCATTATCTGCCCGTCCCCGGCGAATATGACGGCGCCTACCCGTATGCGAAGGTCAAAAAGATCTTCTCGTCCTAGGCGATCCAGCGGCTTCGGCCCGCGCACGCAACCACCCTTTCCCGACCCTTCGATCCGGCGGACAATGAACATGGCAGCAACAGATCGCTTCGACGCAATCGTCATCGGCTCAGGCGTGAGCGGCGGCTGGGCCGCAAAGGAACTCACCGAGAAAGGGCTTCGCGTCCTGCTCGTCGATCGCGGCCGGATGGTCGAACATGGCGAGGATTATCCGTACGAGGGCAAATCGGCCTTCGAGATCCCGGCGCGCGACCGGATGCCCGCGGCGATCGCCAAGAGCGAATATTTCGCGCTCAACGGCTGGGTCTCGCCGAGCACGCGGCCCTTCTTCATCAACGACCGCCTCAACCCCTATGATTACGACGCGCCCAACAAGTTCAACTGGGTCCGTCCGTCGGTGGTCGGCGGCAAGTCGCTGACCTGGGGCCGCTGGAGCTTCCGCTGGGGCCCGAATGATTTCGAGGCCAACAAGCTTGAGGGCATCGGTACCGATTGGCCGATCCGCTATGACGACGTCGCGCCCTGGTACAGCTATGTCGAGAAATATATCGGCGTGTCGGGCGGGCGCGAGAACCTCCCCTATCTGCCCGACAGCGAATTCATGCCGCCGGTACCGATGAACATCGCCGAGAAATGGCTCAAAGGTCGGCTCGAGGGCGAATTCCCCGGGCGCAAGCTGATCAACACCCGGCTGAGCAACATCACCGAGGACAAGCCCGACCAGGGCCGCGCAAAGTGCCAGAACCGCGCGCAATGCCATCGCGGCTGCAGCTTCGGTGCCTATTTCTCGACCCAGGCGGTCACGCTCCCCGCCGCGCGGGCGACCGGGCGGCTGACGGTGCGCGCCGACGCCTGGGCGACCAACATCGAATATGACCCGGCGCGCAAGCGCGTGACCGGCGTCCGGCTGGCCGACGCCAATACCGGCAAGATCGAGATCGTTGACGCGCGGATGGTGTTCCTGTGCGCCTCGGCGATGAGCTCGCTCCACGTGCTGCTCAACTCGCGTGCCGGCGACAGCGAGCGGAGCTATTTCCACTCGAACGGCGCGCTCGGCAGCGCGGTGATGGACCATATCTTCCGCGTGAACGTCTCGGGCGAAATCCCCGGAATGACCGATTATGTCGAATATGGCCGGCGCCCCGGCGGCGTCTATGTCCCGCGCTTCCGCAACCTCGAGCAGGAGGACCTGCCCTTCAAGCGCGGCTATGGCTATCAGGGCGGCGCGGGACGCCAGGCCTCGCCTCCCGAGGGCTTCGGGGCGGATATGAAGCACGGCATGCGCGAATATGGCCCATGGCGCTTCAACATGGGCGCGTTCGGCGAATGCCTGCCTTATGACGACAATCGCGTCATGCTGAACTTCGGCAAGACCGATCGCTTCGGCACCCCGTTGCTGCGCTTCGACGTCACCTTCCGCGACAACGAGATCAAGATGATGGACGACGCGCAGGAGCAGGGCATGATCATGCTGCGCCAGGCGGGGCTGAAGAACGTCAACAGCTACCGCGGCAAGCATGTGCCCGGCGAAGCCATCCACGAAATGGGCGGCGCGCGGATGGGCCGCGATCCCGGCACGTCGGTGCTCAACGAATGGAACCAGGCGCACGACGCGCCCAATTTGTTCGTGACCGACGGCGCGATGATGGCGTCGGTATCGTGCGTCAACCCGTCGCTCACCTTCATGGCGATGACCGCGCGGGCGGCCGATCATGCGGTCAAGCAGATGAAGGCCGGCGTGATCTGATCACCGCCGGCTAGCGCGGCCGGCCGGCGGGGTGGTGCGGCGCCCCGCCGTCAGGCTGCGGCGGGGCAATAGCCGGCGATGAAGCGCTCGTGCGTCGGCATCTGCTCGGCCGCCGCGGCCATTGCGCTGCGCATCGAGCCCAGGCTGCGCGCGATGTCGGCGGCGGGGAGGGTGGCGACGATCGGGTCGCACGATTCGGGCATGATCCGCTGCCCCAGCATCACCGCGACCCAGCTCGGCCGCGCGAACAATTCCTCGTTGTAGCGAAAGACCCGCCCGGTCTCGCGGAACAGCTCGATCTTGTGCGTCAGCGTGTCGGGGACGGGCATGGTGCGGCAATAGTTCCAGAAGTCGCTGTCGTCGCGCTCGGTCGCGCAATAATGCAGGATGATGAAGTCGCGCACCTGTTCGAATTCGGTGCGCATGTGGCGGTTATATTCGGTGCGGAGGATATCGGGGATCGCCGCGCGCGGGAACAGCGAGATGAAGCGGCTGATGCCCTCCTGGATCAGATAGATTGAGGTCGATTCGAGCGGCTCGAGGAACCCTGCGGCCAGCCCGATCGCGATGCAGTTGCGCGTCCAGAACGCTTCGCGGCATCCGGCGCGAAAGCGAATCTGGCGCGGA
Coding sequences:
- a CDS encoding alpha-N-arabinofuranosidase: MQFWKSATVALVATVGVSPVFAQTEPAPIEATVTVDTGASGPRIEPAVYGQFAEHLGRGIYEGIWVGPNSPIPNRDGYRTDVLDALKRIKVPVVRWPGGCFADEYDWRDGIGARSKRPSRVNTHWGGVLEDNAFGTHEFMNYSELLGADTYIAGNMGSMPPIEMARWIEYMTADGDSTLAQERRKNGRDKPWRVNYFGVGNESWGCGGNMKPEYSAHLHRRYQTFVKVPAGTPPIVKVATGANVADYNFTEVLMREARDTMNAISLHHYSFTESWEKKGPATGFAEPAWASVLTNARYMDELITRHSQIMDKYDPAKKVALYVDEWGTWYDQEAGSTPGFLYQQNTLRDAHVAAVTLNIFHRHTERVKLAAIAQMVNVLQAMILTDGKRMVLTPTYHVFDMYQPFQGATPLAASVGTPDYVNGTHRMPAIDASVARGADGRLYMALVNVDPNRPARIMTNLTGTATGRMLTGPAIDTHNSFDAPDTIAPIAYQAKVVGGRLAFDLPAKAIAVVALAQ
- a CDS encoding IclR family transcriptional regulator domain-containing protein: MPRFTEHTVTTRKALEARLDRTRSDCYGTALDELDYGLVSVAVPVFDARRRIVVDQLFDLDNADLATGSGPNAAPAAAERRQRNRDGAAALAGVDPLATFGMLSRG
- a CDS encoding GMC oxidoreductase → MAATDRFDAIVIGSGVSGGWAAKELTEKGLRVLLVDRGRMVEHGEDYPYEGKSAFEIPARDRMPAAIAKSEYFALNGWVSPSTRPFFINDRLNPYDYDAPNKFNWVRPSVVGGKSLTWGRWSFRWGPNDFEANKLEGIGTDWPIRYDDVAPWYSYVEKYIGVSGGRENLPYLPDSEFMPPVPMNIAEKWLKGRLEGEFPGRKLINTRLSNITEDKPDQGRAKCQNRAQCHRGCSFGAYFSTQAVTLPAARATGRLTVRADAWATNIEYDPARKRVTGVRLADANTGKIEIVDARMVFLCASAMSSLHVLLNSRAGDSERSYFHSNGALGSAVMDHIFRVNVSGEIPGMTDYVEYGRRPGGVYVPRFRNLEQEDLPFKRGYGYQGGAGRQASPPEGFGADMKHGMREYGPWRFNMGAFGECLPYDDNRVMLNFGKTDRFGTPLLRFDVTFRDNEIKMMDDAQEQGMIMLRQAGLKNVNSYRGKHVPGEAIHEMGGARMGRDPGTSVLNEWNQAHDAPNLFVTDGAMMASVSCVNPSLTFMAMTARAADHAVKQMKAGVI
- a CDS encoding gluconate 2-dehydrogenase subunit 3 family protein, yielding MLIDRRTALAGVVGMFGATLFAPLARALANQPVPVINTGTATPVFTPAQRALVTALSERVLPTTDTPGAITAGVPDYIEHMLGDWAIDDDRALILGGLAAIDARSMADYRKPAAQATPAQQDALLTLAMNGGLSGPADFFEAFRQLVITGYYTSEVGIKQERHYLPVPGEYDGAYPYAKVKKIFSS